The proteins below come from a single Serratia fonticola genomic window:
- a CDS encoding EAL domain-containing protein, with product MLMTQLAASKYRYYRWLLAGAVGLAILLISLYTRYYQEVRNTEQNQRMLASRVITKLNALLLPAEQQALSTMSLVGQPCDSVIPTLRFRAAQNQALRSLLLVKDGTIYCSSLFGQRHYVFTTIFPTMTKGGMQLALRPSITVAKGTPTLVLWTPLPDQSTSGVLHVFNIDLLSNFLLEPQEPFAHRVALNVGAYRLEYGQQEITLSDGKAEGLQYTAKSAKYPFSISLFGPDARTLALAALPRHIPLALMLSLLAAYVVYLITANRMSLSYHIGHAIAHREFRVYCQPIINSDNGRCVGVETLMRWKNKRQGWISPDVFIPLAEQHALIIPLTRYLMTTVVENLNLFPPRPSFYISINVAAEHFNTVSIIDDIRRIWLPAHPMPSLMLELTERTALSEIQHEQIKTLKEMGIMLAIDDFGTGHSSLSYLKKLSPDVLKIDRGFTAAIGTDAVNATVTDTIITLAQRLKLKLVAEGVETEEQAEYLRSQGVNALQGYYFAKPMPINVFPLWLQQYETRQRVLHQQKQAEKKPGPSPQPSPTGRGSSPEL from the coding sequence ATGTTGATGACCCAACTTGCCGCATCGAAATACCGCTATTACCGTTGGCTTCTCGCCGGCGCGGTTGGGTTGGCTATTTTGTTGATTTCGCTCTATACCCGCTACTATCAGGAAGTCCGTAATACCGAGCAGAACCAGCGCATGCTGGCCAGCCGGGTGATCACCAAACTCAATGCGTTGCTGCTACCCGCAGAGCAACAGGCTCTCAGCACCATGTCGCTGGTCGGGCAACCCTGCGATTCGGTGATACCAACGTTACGCTTTCGTGCCGCACAGAATCAGGCACTGCGCTCGTTGCTGCTGGTCAAGGACGGTACGATTTATTGCTCCAGCCTGTTTGGCCAACGCCACTATGTGTTTACCACCATTTTCCCAACCATGACCAAAGGCGGCATGCAGCTGGCACTGCGCCCTTCCATCACGGTAGCCAAAGGAACGCCAACGCTGGTGCTGTGGACTCCGTTGCCCGATCAAAGTACCAGCGGAGTGTTGCACGTTTTCAATATCGATCTGTTGTCCAATTTCCTGCTGGAACCGCAAGAGCCTTTTGCTCATCGGGTAGCCCTGAACGTGGGTGCCTACAGACTGGAATATGGTCAACAGGAAATTACCCTGAGCGATGGCAAAGCCGAAGGCCTGCAATACACCGCCAAATCCGCCAAGTATCCTTTCTCCATCTCCCTGTTTGGCCCCGATGCCCGTACTCTGGCGCTGGCCGCACTACCGCGCCATATTCCTCTGGCGTTGATGCTGAGCCTGCTGGCGGCCTACGTGGTCTATCTGATCACCGCCAACCGCATGAGCCTGTCTTACCATATTGGCCACGCCATTGCGCATCGCGAATTTCGCGTTTATTGCCAGCCGATTATCAACAGCGATAATGGGCGCTGTGTCGGCGTCGAAACCTTGATGCGCTGGAAGAACAAGCGACAAGGCTGGATTTCGCCAGACGTGTTTATCCCGCTGGCCGAACAGCACGCCCTGATCATTCCGCTAACGCGTTATCTGATGACCACGGTGGTAGAAAACCTCAACCTGTTCCCCCCTCGCCCCTCTTTCTATATCAGCATCAACGTCGCAGCAGAGCATTTCAATACCGTCAGCATTATTGATGATATCCGCCGCATCTGGCTGCCCGCCCATCCGATGCCGTCACTGATGCTGGAGCTGACGGAGCGAACCGCCCTGTCGGAGATTCAGCATGAACAGATTAAAACGCTCAAAGAGATGGGCATCATGCTGGCGATAGACGACTTTGGCACCGGCCACAGCTCGCTCAGCTATCTGAAAAAGCTCAGCCCGGACGTGTTAAAGATCGATCGTGGTTTTACCGCCGCCATTGGCACCGACGCGGTCAATGCCACCGTGACCGATACCATCATTACGTTGGCACAGCGCCTGAAATTAAAACTGGTGGCCGAAGGGGTTGAGACAGAGGAGCAGGCAGAGTATCTACGCTCGCAGGGGGTAAATGCCTTACAGGGGTATTATTTTGCCAAGCCGATGCCGATCAACGTGTTTCCACTGTGGCTGCAACAGTATGAAACCCGCCAACGTGTATTACATCAGCAGAAACAGGCAGAAAAAAAACCAGGGCCCTCACCCCAACCCTCTCCCACAGGGAGAGGGAGCAGTCCGGAGCTGTAA